The following proteins are co-located in the Haloarcula rubripromontorii genome:
- a CDS encoding acetyl-CoA carboxylase biotin carboxylase subunit, whose amino-acid sequence MFDKVLVANRGEIAVRVMRACEELGIGTVAVYSDADKHAGHVRYADEAYNVGPARAADSYLDQEAIIDAAKQADADAIHPGYGFLAENADFAERVQETEGITWVGPESESMEALGEKTKARKIMQSADVPIVPGTTDPVKDPEEVVEFGEENGFPVAIKAEGGGGGRGMKIVHDPEEAEEQLESAKREGEAYFSNDSVYLERYLENPRHIEVQIIADHHGNVRHLGERDCSLQRRHQKVIEEGPSPALNDALREKIGNAARRGVRESDYYNAGTVEFLVEEDTDREPGELLGEDANFYFLEVNTRIQVEHCVTEEITGIDIVKWQLRVAMDEEITFDQDDVEIEGHAMEFRINAENAADDFAPATGGSLDTYDPPGGIGVRLDDALRQGDDLVTDYDSMIAKLITYGGDRAECIERGKRALKDFDIEGIPTVIPFHRLMLTDEKFVGGTHTTKYLDEQLDRTRIEEAQEQWGTVTESDGDEDEEVVEREFTVEVNGKRFQVDLEERGAPPINVGDVDADGGNQPQRPRGGSSSDSGGGSASTAEGQEVAAEMQGTILEVNVDEGDEVEAGDVLCVLEAMKMENDIVAERGGTVNDVAVSEGESVDMGDLLFVIG is encoded by the coding sequence ATGTTCGATAAGGTGCTCGTCGCTAATCGCGGGGAGATAGCGGTGCGCGTGATGCGCGCATGCGAGGAGTTGGGCATCGGCACAGTGGCCGTCTACTCTGACGCCGACAAGCACGCCGGGCACGTCCGGTACGCGGACGAGGCGTACAACGTCGGCCCGGCCCGTGCCGCCGACTCCTATCTCGATCAAGAAGCGATTATCGACGCGGCCAAGCAGGCCGACGCCGACGCCATCCACCCGGGATACGGCTTCCTCGCGGAGAACGCCGACTTCGCCGAGCGCGTCCAGGAGACGGAGGGAATCACCTGGGTCGGCCCGGAGAGCGAGTCGATGGAGGCCCTCGGTGAGAAAACGAAGGCGCGCAAAATCATGCAGTCAGCCGACGTGCCCATCGTCCCCGGGACGACCGACCCCGTCAAGGACCCCGAAGAAGTCGTCGAGTTCGGCGAGGAGAACGGCTTCCCGGTCGCCATCAAGGCCGAAGGGGGCGGCGGCGGCCGTGGGATGAAAATCGTCCACGACCCCGAGGAAGCCGAGGAGCAACTCGAAAGCGCAAAGCGGGAGGGCGAGGCGTACTTCTCGAACGACTCTGTCTATCTTGAACGGTATCTGGAGAACCCCCGCCACATCGAGGTCCAGATCATCGCCGACCACCACGGCAACGTCCGGCATCTGGGCGAACGTGACTGCTCGCTCCAGCGCCGTCACCAGAAGGTCATCGAGGAAGGCCCCTCGCCGGCCCTGAACGACGCTCTCCGCGAGAAAATCGGCAACGCCGCCCGCCGCGGCGTCCGCGAGTCCGACTACTACAACGCCGGGACCGTCGAGTTCCTCGTCGAGGAGGACACCGACCGTGAACCGGGCGAACTGCTCGGAGAAGACGCGAACTTCTACTTCCTCGAAGTCAACACCCGCATCCAGGTCGAGCACTGCGTCACCGAGGAGATAACCGGCATCGACATCGTCAAGTGGCAACTGCGGGTGGCGATGGACGAAGAGATCACCTTCGATCAGGACGACGTGGAGATCGAGGGGCACGCGATGGAGTTCCGCATCAACGCCGAGAACGCCGCCGACGACTTCGCGCCCGCGACAGGCGGCAGCCTCGACACCTACGACCCGCCGGGCGGTATCGGCGTCCGCCTCGACGACGCGCTCCGGCAGGGCGACGACCTCGTCACCGACTACGACTCGATGATCGCGAAGCTCATCACCTACGGCGGGGACCGCGCGGAGTGTATCGAGCGCGGGAAGCGGGCGCTCAAGGACTTCGATATCGAGGGGATTCCGACCGTCATCCCGTTCCACCGCCTGATGCTGACCGACGAGAAGTTCGTCGGCGGCACGCACACCACGAAGTACCTCGACGAGCAGCTCGACCGGACGCGCATTGAGGAGGCCCAGGAGCAGTGGGGCACTGTCACCGAGTCCGACGGCGACGAGGACGAGGAAGTCGTCGAGCGGGAGTTCACCGTCGAGGTCAACGGCAAGCGCTTCCAGGTCGACCTCGAAGAGCGTGGCGCACCGCCAATCAACGTCGGCGACGTGGATGCCGACGGCGGCAATCAGCCACAGCGGCCACGGGGCGGCAGTAGTTCCGACAGCGGCGGCGGCAGTGCCTCTACCGCCGAGGGTCAGGAAGTCGCCGCAGAGATGCAGGGGACGATTCTGGAGGTCAACGTCGACGAGGGCGACGAGGTCGAGGCCGGCGACGTCCTCTGCGTACTCGAAGCCATGAAGATGGAAAACGACATCGTCGCCGAACGCGGCGGCACTGTCAACGACGTGGCTGTCAGCGAGGGCGAATCAGTCGACATGGGCGACCTGCTATTCGTGATCGGCTAA
- a CDS encoding biotin--[acetyl-CoA-carboxylase] ligase: protein MNETRHRVLDALADGPVSGPELADELDISRSAVWKHVEALREEGFEIGSGDAGYALDSVPEFGASAVEYGLDAPFSVEYHDSIPSTNARARDLAADGASGTVVLADEQTGGRGRLDRDWSSPSGGVWLSVLFRPDVPMAHAPVFTLAAAVAVTRAAREAGVEASIKWPNDVLVRHGDGERKLVGILTEMEGEADRVSWVVVGIGVNANVDPADLPDEADPTSLSAERGEPVDRRLFTQRLLEEFDALRQDPADVVEAWREYATTLGQRVRVETPGGTIEGEAVDIQFPGALVIETESGTEIVSAGDCEHLRPITE from the coding sequence ATGAACGAGACGCGCCACCGGGTACTCGACGCACTGGCGGACGGCCCCGTCTCGGGGCCGGAGTTGGCCGACGAACTGGACATCTCCCGCTCTGCGGTCTGGAAGCACGTCGAGGCCCTCCGCGAGGAGGGGTTCGAAATCGGGAGCGGCGACGCGGGCTACGCCCTCGATTCGGTGCCCGAGTTCGGGGCGAGCGCGGTCGAGTACGGGCTGGACGCGCCGTTTTCCGTCGAGTACCACGACAGCATCCCGAGCACGAACGCACGCGCTCGTGATCTTGCGGCAGATGGGGCATCAGGCACCGTCGTTCTGGCCGACGAACAGACCGGCGGCCGGGGCCGGCTCGACCGGGACTGGTCCTCGCCCAGCGGCGGCGTCTGGCTGTCCGTGCTGTTCCGGCCCGACGTGCCGATGGCGCACGCGCCGGTGTTCACGCTCGCGGCCGCTGTCGCGGTGACACGGGCGGCACGCGAGGCTGGTGTCGAGGCCAGCATCAAGTGGCCCAACGACGTGCTGGTCCGCCACGGCGACGGGGAGCGCAAACTGGTCGGCATCCTCACCGAGATGGAGGGTGAGGCCGACCGCGTCTCGTGGGTCGTCGTGGGCATCGGCGTCAACGCGAACGTCGACCCAGCGGACTTACCTGATGAGGCGGACCCGACGAGTCTCTCAGCCGAGCGCGGCGAGCCGGTCGACAGACGGCTGTTCACCCAGCGGTTGCTGGAAGAGTTCGACGCGCTCAGACAGGACCCGGCGGACGTCGTCGAGGCGTGGCGGGAGTACGCGACCACGCTGGGACAGCGGGTCCGCGTCGAGACGCCGGGGGGGACTATCGAAGGCGAAGCCGTGGACATCCAGTTTCCGGGTGCGCTCGTCATCGAGACAGAATCAGGGACAGAAATCGTGTCCGCGGGCGATTGTGAGCACCTCCGCCCGATTACTGAGTGA
- a CDS encoding universal stress protein, translated as MYDRILVPTDGSPGTRAVLTHAKTLATTHDSEIHALYVVDTGRFSTLPHEPTWESVTDSLHREGEMALDMVERLVADDLTVTRATAEGSPSREIIDYADQHSCDLIVMGTHGRGGIDRLLLGSVAERVVRSAHVPVVTVPVETTTQDVSEDEQPAGVTQ; from the coding sequence ATGTACGACAGGATACTGGTGCCAACGGACGGGTCGCCGGGGACACGGGCGGTGCTCACACACGCTAAAACGCTTGCAACAACCCACGACAGCGAGATTCACGCGCTGTACGTCGTTGATACCGGCCGGTTTTCGACGCTCCCGCACGAACCGACGTGGGAGAGTGTCACCGACTCGCTCCACCGCGAGGGCGAGATGGCGCTGGACATGGTGGAGCGTCTCGTTGCCGACGATCTGACTGTCACGCGGGCCACGGCCGAGGGAAGCCCGAGCCGGGAAATCATCGATTACGCGGACCAGCACAGCTGTGACCTCATCGTGATGGGGACCCACGGACGCGGCGGCATCGACCGCCTGCTGCTGGGGAGCGTCGCCGAACGGGTCGTCCGGTCAGCCCACGTCCCAGTTGTCACCGTTCCGGTAGAGACGACGACACAAGATGTCTCGGAGGACGAGCAGCCTGCCGGCGTCACACAGTGA
- a CDS encoding SHOCT domain-containing protein, translating to MPSPTDRALSTPLKLLLYGLLGLVSFLVVIAAVRFVFGLFFGLIGLIMGLLSLAATIGFLAAIGYAVYWVASTVFSQDESTASTTSAAQTQAEHATGVASASETDSVERLSERYAKGEITEAELERRLEQALDEPSLDGSGATEAERNRELN from the coding sequence ATGCCCTCCCCCACTGACCGCGCCCTGAGTACACCACTGAAGCTACTCCTGTACGGCCTGTTAGGGCTGGTCTCGTTCCTTGTTGTTATCGCAGCTGTGAGGTTTGTGTTCGGGCTGTTCTTCGGTCTCATCGGTCTCATTATGGGACTGCTCTCGCTGGCCGCCACCATCGGGTTTCTGGCGGCCATCGGCTATGCTGTCTACTGGGTCGCGTCGACCGTCTTCAGTCAGGACGAGTCGACGGCGTCGACGACTAGCGCGGCACAAACGCAGGCCGAGCACGCAACAGGTGTGGCAAGTGCTAGCGAGACGGACTCCGTCGAACGACTCTCTGAGCGCTACGCCAAGGGGGAGATAACCGAAGCCGAACTCGAACGACGGCTCGAACAGGCTCTCGACGAGCCGTCTCTGGACGGCTCCGGGGCAACAGAGGCCGAGCGGAACCGAGAGTTGAACTGA
- a CDS encoding amidohydrolase family protein — protein sequence MIVEGTILTGRSFEAVEGRVVVEDGEIAAIEETAVDSDDIVVPSFVNAHTHIGDSIAKEAGEGLSLSELVAPPDGLKHRLLRDADRDELISAMARSLSFMERAGTGAFIEFREGGVEGVEAIRDALSDASLESVILGRETTDAMELADGFGASGANDSEFGVERRATRQAGKLFGIHAGEVDSSDINPALDLDPDFLVHMVHAEPLHLQRVADSEIPVVVCPRSNIVTDVGRPPVEELAGRTTVALGTDNVMLNSPSMFREMEFTAKLYDLSAREVLRMATVNGAEIAGLGGGLVEPGHPARLLVLDGDSDNLSGARNPVRAVVRRAGTADVRHVVHPGAE from the coding sequence ATGATTGTTGAAGGGACGATTCTCACGGGACGGTCGTTCGAGGCCGTCGAGGGCCGCGTCGTCGTCGAGGACGGGGAGATAGCCGCCATCGAGGAGACGGCGGTCGACAGTGACGACATCGTGGTGCCGTCGTTCGTCAACGCCCATACCCACATCGGTGATTCAATCGCCAAGGAGGCCGGCGAGGGGCTCTCGCTTTCGGAACTGGTCGCGCCGCCGGACGGCCTGAAACATCGGCTGCTCCGGGACGCCGACCGGGACGAACTGATTTCAGCGATGGCGCGGTCGCTGTCGTTCATGGAGCGGGCCGGGACCGGCGCGTTCATCGAGTTCCGTGAGGGCGGCGTCGAGGGTGTCGAGGCGATACGCGACGCGCTCTCGGACGCGTCGCTTGAGAGCGTGATTCTCGGCCGCGAGACGACCGACGCGATGGAACTGGCCGACGGGTTCGGCGCGAGCGGGGCCAACGACAGCGAGTTCGGGGTGGAGCGCCGCGCGACCCGACAGGCCGGCAAACTGTTCGGCATCCACGCCGGCGAGGTTGACAGTTCCGATATCAACCCCGCGCTTGATCTTGACCCGGACTTTCTCGTCCACATGGTCCACGCCGAGCCGCTGCACCTCCAGCGGGTCGCCGACAGCGAAATCCCGGTCGTCGTCTGCCCGCGGTCGAACATCGTCACCGACGTGGGCCGCCCACCGGTCGAGGAACTGGCCGGGCGGACGACCGTCGCGCTCGGGACGGACAACGTCATGCTCAACAGTCCCTCGATGTTCCGCGAGATGGAGTTCACCGCGAAACTGTACGACCTCTCGGCCCGCGAGGTGCTGCGGATGGCGACGGTAAACGGGGCCGAAATCGCTGGTCTCGGCGGCGGGCTTGTCGAGCCCGGCCACCCGGCACGCCTGCTCGTCCTCGACGGCGACTCCGACAACCTCTCCGGGGCGCGAAACCCCGTTCGGGCCGTCGTCCGCCGGGCAGGGACGGCTGACGTCCGGCACGTCGTCCACCCCGGGGCGGAATAA
- a CDS encoding HD domain-containing protein, with protein sequence MTTIKDSVHDHIEVQGVAAALLDTPPVQRLRHISQLGTVTLVYPSANHTRFEHSLGVYHLADRALSHLGIEGQQAERVRAAALLHDVGHSPYSHNVEALIHRRTGKYHDDVDELLGDGPVARVLTEHGLNPDRVAGLVAGEGELGQLVSGELDVDRMDYLVRDAHHTGVPYGTIDHERLVRELSFVDGELVLDEGNVQTAESLLLARALMNPTVYQHHVARIAKSMLRRGTEELLAATDTTAETLRRWDDNDLLVALRQCEPTAAYARRLTQRDLYKRAVWAEWGAVPEEVLTAGHEAVGAMERAIADEANVDSDAVILDVPPEPSMTESSSRVLVNGEVRRLGEQSTLVNAIRAAQRDQWRLGVYAPEGESERVGAAAIRELGLDLDGARVRDVRPGLHATLDEFN encoded by the coding sequence ATGACCACAATCAAGGACAGCGTCCACGACCACATCGAGGTCCAGGGCGTCGCGGCGGCGCTGCTCGACACGCCGCCGGTCCAGCGGCTCCGACACATCTCACAGCTCGGCACCGTGACGCTCGTCTACCCCTCGGCGAACCACACCAGATTCGAGCACTCGCTCGGCGTCTACCACCTCGCCGACCGGGCGCTGTCCCACCTCGGCATCGAGGGCCAGCAGGCCGAACGGGTCCGCGCCGCGGCACTACTCCACGACGTGGGGCACTCGCCGTACAGCCACAACGTCGAGGCGCTCATCCACCGCCGGACGGGCAAGTACCACGACGACGTGGACGAACTGCTCGGCGACGGTCCCGTCGCACGCGTGCTCACCGAACACGGGCTCAATCCCGACCGGGTGGCCGGCCTTGTCGCGGGCGAGGGCGAACTGGGCCAGCTCGTCTCCGGCGAGCTGGATGTCGACCGAATGGACTATCTCGTCCGTGACGCCCACCACACCGGCGTCCCCTACGGGACTATCGACCACGAGCGGCTGGTCCGGGAACTGAGCTTCGTCGACGGGGAACTCGTCTTGGACGAGGGGAACGTCCAGACGGCCGAGTCGCTCCTGCTCGCGCGGGCGCTGATGAACCCGACCGTCTACCAGCACCACGTCGCCCGCATCGCCAAGTCGATGCTGCGCCGCGGGACCGAGGAACTGCTCGCCGCGACCGACACGACCGCCGAGACGCTGCGCCGGTGGGACGACAACGACCTGCTCGTAGCGCTCAGACAGTGCGAGCCGACTGCGGCGTACGCGCGGCGGCTGACTCAGCGGGACCTGTACAAGCGCGCCGTCTGGGCGGAGTGGGGGGCCGTGCCCGAGGAGGTGCTGACGGCCGGCCACGAGGCCGTTGGGGCGATGGAGCGGGCTATCGCCGACGAGGCGAACGTCGACAGCGACGCCGTCATCCTCGATGTGCCGCCCGAGCCGTCCATGACCGAGTCGAGCAGCCGCGTCCTCGTCAACGGCGAAGTTCGTCGGCTCGGCGAGCAGTCGACGCTCGTCAACGCCATCCGCGCCGCCCAGCGCGACCAGTGGCGGCTCGGCGTCTACGCGCCAGAGGGCGAAAGCGAGCGGGTCGGCGCGGCGGCCATCCGCGAGCTCGGACTGGACCTCGACGGGGCCAGAGTCCGGGACGTGCGGCCCGGCCTCCACGCGACCCTCGATGAGTTTAACTGA
- a CDS encoding DUF420 domain-containing protein, which produces MAVADTLQSRARARPRLVTAVVSVVGYALVFGAFGGVLPLPEFSRDVVILLGDAIAVVNSIALLAIIAGVYFIKNNQVKKHRAAMLTAFTLIMVFLALYILKVGGGFEKEIVAEGAVWTAYIVMLAVHILLSAVSVPVVVHAVVLGLTHSPAELRETIHARVGRIAVSAWGLSLFLGLVTYVMLNHIYGWVPR; this is translated from the coding sequence ATGGCCGTCGCAGACACTCTCCAGTCGCGTGCCCGCGCTCGCCCGCGGCTCGTCACCGCTGTCGTCTCGGTCGTTGGCTACGCGCTCGTGTTCGGCGCGTTCGGCGGTGTGTTGCCGCTCCCCGAGTTCTCGCGGGACGTTGTCATCCTGCTGGGTGACGCAATTGCCGTCGTCAACAGCATCGCCCTGCTCGCAATCATCGCGGGCGTCTACTTCATCAAGAACAACCAGGTCAAGAAACACCGCGCAGCGATGTTGACCGCGTTCACGCTCATCATGGTGTTTCTGGCGCTGTATATTCTCAAGGTCGGCGGCGGCTTCGAGAAGGAGATCGTCGCCGAGGGGGCCGTCTGGACAGCGTACATCGTGATGCTCGCCGTCCACATCCTGCTGTCCGCGGTGTCCGTGCCGGTCGTCGTCCACGCCGTCGTCCTCGGGCTGACCCACTCTCCCGCCGAACTCCGGGAGACAATTCACGCTCGTGTGGGCCGTATTGCCGTTTCAGCCTGGGGGCTGAGCCTCTTTCTCGGCCTCGTGACGTACGTGATGTTGAACCACATCTACGGCTGGGTTCCCCGGTAG
- the pan1 gene encoding proteasome-activating nucleotidase Pan1, whose protein sequence is MTDTVDEVDMPYDDDASQQQKIEALQERLEVLESQNEEMRDKLLDANAENNKYQQKLERLTHENKKLKQSPLFVATVQELSSDGVIIKQHGNNQEALTEVTDEMREDLEPDDRVAVNNSLSIVKQLDDETDVRARVMQVDQSPDVTFADIGGIEEQMEEVRETVEMPLKSPEMFEDVGIDPPSGVLLHGPPGTGKTMLAKAVANETDATFIKMAGSELVHKFIGEGAKLVRDLFELARQEEPAVVFIDEIDAIAAKRTESKTSGDAEVQRTMMQLLSEMDGFDDRGDIRIIAATNRFDMLDRAILRPGRFDRLIEVPNPDLEGRKQIFQIHTRSMNVSDDVDFEALAEEITDASGADVKAICTEAGMFAIRDDRTEVTMADFHDAWEKIQQEETDDEDVSRTFA, encoded by the coding sequence ATGACCGACACCGTCGACGAAGTCGATATGCCGTACGACGATGACGCGTCTCAGCAACAGAAGATCGAGGCGCTGCAGGAGCGGCTGGAGGTGCTCGAATCCCAGAACGAGGAGATGCGCGACAAGCTGCTGGACGCGAACGCGGAGAACAACAAGTACCAGCAGAAGCTCGAACGGCTCACTCACGAGAACAAGAAGCTCAAGCAGTCACCGCTGTTTGTCGCGACCGTGCAGGAACTCTCCAGCGATGGCGTGATTATCAAACAGCACGGCAACAACCAGGAGGCCCTGACGGAGGTCACCGACGAGATGCGCGAGGACCTCGAACCCGACGACCGCGTCGCCGTCAACAACTCCCTGTCTATCGTCAAGCAACTCGACGACGAGACTGACGTTCGCGCCCGCGTGATGCAGGTCGACCAGTCGCCGGACGTGACCTTCGCCGACATCGGCGGCATCGAAGAGCAGATGGAAGAGGTCCGCGAGACCGTCGAGATGCCCCTGAAGAGCCCCGAGATGTTCGAGGACGTGGGCATCGACCCGCCAAGCGGTGTCCTGCTGCACGGCCCGCCCGGCACGGGGAAGACGATGCTGGCGAAAGCCGTTGCCAACGAGACCGACGCGACGTTCATCAAGATGGCTGGCTCCGAGCTGGTCCACAAGTTCATCGGCGAGGGCGCAAAACTCGTCCGCGACCTGTTCGAACTGGCTCGTCAGGAAGAGCCTGCCGTCGTCTTCATCGACGAGATAGACGCCATCGCGGCCAAGCGGACCGAGTCGAAGACCTCCGGTGACGCCGAGGTCCAGCGGACGATGATGCAACTGCTCTCGGAGATGGACGGCTTCGACGACCGCGGCGACATCCGAATTATCGCGGCGACCAACCGCTTCGATATGCTCGACCGCGCCATCCTCCGCCCCGGCCGCTTCGACCGCCTCATCGAAGTCCCGAACCCCGACCTCGAAGGTCGCAAGCAGATCTTCCAGATCCACACCCGCAGCATGAACGTCTCCGACGACGTGGACTTCGAGGCACTGGCCGAAGAGATAACGGACGCCTCCGGTGCTGACGTGAAAGCCATCTGTACCGAGGCCGGGATGTTCGCCATCCGCGACGACCGGACCGAGGTCACGATGGCCGACTTCCACGACGCCTGGGAGAAGATTCAGCAGGAAGAGACCGACGACGAGGACGTTTCCCGGACCTTCGCCTGA
- a CDS encoding NAD(P)/FAD-dependent oxidoreductase: MPTDREEVIIVGGGVAGLSAAIYTARADLSTRIISTGESILNRNAHLENYPGFPAGINPRLLLELMRAQARRAGAWFIDGEAETVERTEGGFEVTCADGESYDSTYLVAASWSDPSYLDGLDLSLIDRGSKQFISTDEQGRTDIEGLYAAGRLAEQHHQTIVAAGHGAQVGLTLIEDSDIDFYHDWTAPEGYFTDRDRPVPPGCEEIDEAERKQREQESLEVMRRYFEEPMPGEPTMHPSVDQDSD, translated from the coding sequence ATGCCAACCGACCGCGAAGAAGTCATCATCGTGGGCGGAGGCGTCGCCGGACTGTCGGCGGCGATCTACACCGCTCGCGCCGACCTGTCGACACGCATCATCTCGACCGGCGAGTCGATACTGAACCGCAACGCACACCTGGAAAACTACCCCGGATTCCCGGCGGGAATCAATCCCCGGCTCCTGCTGGAACTGATGCGGGCGCAGGCGCGGCGAGCCGGGGCCTGGTTCATCGACGGCGAAGCCGAGACGGTCGAGCGAACCGAGGGCGGCTTCGAGGTGACCTGTGCCGATGGCGAATCATACGACTCGACGTACCTCGTCGCCGCGTCCTGGTCGGACCCGTCGTATCTGGACGGACTGGATCTCTCGCTCATCGACCGCGGGTCGAAGCAGTTCATCTCGACCGACGAGCAGGGTCGGACCGATATCGAGGGGCTGTACGCGGCCGGCCGGCTGGCCGAGCAGCATCACCAGACCATCGTCGCCGCGGGCCACGGCGCGCAAGTCGGGCTCACACTGATAGAGGATTCGGACATCGACTTTTATCACGACTGGACCGCCCCGGAGGGATATTTCACCGACCGCGACCGCCCGGTTCCGCCGGGCTGTGAAGAAATCGACGAGGCAGAACGCAAGCAACGCGAACAGGAGTCACTGGAGGTCATGCGGCGGTACTTCGAGGAGCCGATGCCCGGTGAACCGACGATGCACCCGAGCGTCGATCAGGATTCGGACTGA
- a CDS encoding M48 family metalloprotease: MRTLTRRMLWTLLLLLAVDIAVVATAAVLLTPWLAPVRDTVATALPFGGASARIAWWVAILVPALVAFVWAQLRYTSAQTMAEVDARLVGPEEYPDLHERVQRLAQLADLTPPRIAVTDAEVPNSFAIGTLGGATVVVSEGLLSALDGDELDAVLAHELMHVANRDATVMTLASFLPSLTNGEYDPIADLFPGGSRYALGLLALGLAYVFSARVLEAPFGSLSFTLGFLFLFAVTVLFGGVALGVFTAPVVVLGRSLSRAREFAADRSAAQLTGDPAALVGALETLDGGDRPGTDKRSAYAGVRGLCFLPYGFDTEASSDSLAIETRSHPPTAERIERLQSVARSLELGQSES, translated from the coding sequence ATGCGGACACTGACCCGCCGGATGCTGTGGACTCTCCTGCTCCTCCTCGCCGTCGACATCGCTGTGGTCGCTACCGCGGCAGTGCTTCTAACGCCCTGGCTTGCCCCGGTACGGGATACCGTTGCCACCGCCCTCCCGTTCGGTGGCGCGTCGGCGCGGATCGCCTGGTGGGTAGCGATCCTCGTTCCGGCGCTCGTGGCGTTCGTCTGGGCACAGCTCCGATACACCAGCGCCCAGACGATGGCCGAGGTCGACGCGCGTCTCGTCGGCCCCGAGGAGTACCCCGACCTCCACGAGCGAGTACAGCGGCTCGCGCAACTGGCCGACCTCACGCCGCCACGGATTGCCGTCACAGACGCCGAGGTACCGAACAGTTTCGCTATCGGGACGCTCGGTGGCGCGACGGTGGTCGTCAGCGAGGGACTCCTCTCGGCGCTCGACGGCGACGAACTCGACGCCGTGCTGGCCCACGAACTCATGCACGTCGCCAACCGCGACGCAACTGTCATGACGCTGGCCAGCTTCCTCCCGTCGCTGACAAACGGCGAGTACGACCCGATTGCCGACCTGTTCCCGGGCGGAAGCCGTTACGCGCTTGGATTGCTCGCGCTCGGCCTCGCATATGTGTTCAGCGCCCGGGTGCTTGAGGCCCCCTTCGGAAGCCTCTCGTTCACGCTTGGGTTCCTGTTCCTGTTCGCGGTGACAGTCCTGTTCGGCGGCGTCGCGCTGGGTGTGTTCACTGCCCCCGTTGTCGTCCTCGGGCGGTCGCTGTCGCGCGCTCGGGAGTTCGCCGCCGACCGGAGCGCGGCCCAGTTGACCGGCGACCCCGCCGCGCTCGTCGGGGCGTTAGAGACGCTTGACGGCGGCGACCGCCCCGGGACCGACAAGCGCTCGGCGTACGCGGGCGTCCGCGGGTTGTGCTTCCTGCCATACGGGTTCGATACGGAGGCGTCGAGCGATTCGCTGGCCATCGAAACACGGTCACACCCGCCGACGGCCGAGCGAATCGAGCGACTGCAGTCCGTCGCCCGCTCGCTCGAACTGGGTCAGTCCGAATCCTGA